Sequence from the Streptomyces sp. NBC_00440 genome:
GCTTCTCGTCGGCCGTCGGCATCGGTGGCGACCCGGTCATCGGTACGACGCACATCGACGCCCTCGCGGCGTTCGAGGCGGACCCCGAGACCGACCTCATCGTGATGATCGGTGAGATCGGTGGCGACGCCGAGGAGCGTGCGGCCGACTACATCGCGAAGAACGTGACGAAGCCGGTCGTCGGCTACGTCGCGGGCTTCACGGCGCCCGAGGGCAAGACCATGGGCCACGCCGGCGCCATCGTCTCCGGCTCCTCCGGCACCGCCCAGGCGAAGAAGGAAGCGCTTGAGGCTGCGGGCGTCAAGGTCGGCAAGACGCCGACCGAGACGGCCAAGCTGGCCCGGGCGATCCTCGTCGGCGCGTAGCGGACCGGTTCTTCCGGCAGTCCCGGCACTGGTAGTCCGAGCGCCGGTGCGCCGAGCGCCGGTGGATCGAGCAGTGCGGAGCGGGCCCGTTCCTCCTGGTTTCAGGGGGTGCGGGCCCGCTCACGTGTGACGCGGCAGGGCGCTCCGGACGGGACCGGGCCGGACCGGACCGGATCGGGATCGGATCGGGGTCAGCGCAGTTGCGGTACCAGGCGTTCCGGGCCGTTGGCCGGGAGGGCCTGGAGTTTCCGGTGCAGCTTCTTGTCCTCGGCGGTCAGCCGCTGCGGGCCCCCGCGCGGCGGGACGCCCTGCACATGATGTGGCGGGCCGGTCGGCCGTGCGTAGTGGGTCGGAGCAGTGACCAGGGTGAACGTCGTCACGGCCGTGAGCAGGACGGCGCAGCTGATGGTGAGCCGGGTCCAGAAACGGGTACGCCGCTCGCTCCTCGTCCGGACGGCGCGGGGCTCCGGGAGGGTGGCTTCGGCACCGGCCAGGGCGAGGGCGCCCAGATGCTCCTGGAGCAGCCCGGGTTCCTCCAGATCGGGCAGGGCGCGGGCCACGGCAGCCCGCGCGTACAGCAGCCTGTTCGCAGCCGCCGGTGTGCTCGCTTCCGTCTCGGCCGCGGTCTCGGGGAGGTCGAGACCGAGCCCGTCGTAGAGCAGCAGGGTGCGCCGGTAGGCGGGCGGCAGACGGAGTACGGCGTCCCGCAGCGGCAGCTGCGCCGGATCGACGCCCCGGCGGTCGCGACGCCTGCGCCTGCGGCTCGGCCGGTGCCAGGGCGACATCGCGTACTCGTACGCCGCCGCGCGTACCCAACCCTCCGGGTCGCGGTCCGTCGCGACCTCCGGCCATGTCTGCCACGCCAGGTGGAACGCGCGCTCGACCGACTCCCCGGCGAGCCGGTGGCGGCCGGTGAGCAGATACGTCTGGTGGACGAGACCGGACGCGGCCCGCGCGTAGAGCATGTCGAAAGCCTCGGCGGGGGTGACACCCGGTGGCTGTTCGGGGTCGGGCGAGGCGTCGGGTGAAGCCTGCGGGGCTCCAGACCCCTGCGCGCCCTCCGCGCCCTGTACTTCCCGCACTTCTTGTGTGGTCTGTTCCGCGGGTGCTTCCTGCGGGTCCGGTGCGGGTGCCGCTTCTGCCGGTGCTGTCGCTTCGCACCGGTCCTCCGCTGCCTGCCCGGCGCTCGGCGACTTCGCCTCGCGTACTCGGCGCCGCTTCTTCGGCGAGCGCAGTTCCGTCATGAGGTGCCCCCCAGGGGCTGTCGTAGCGCTGCTCACCGCGGGACGCCAGTCCGAAAAGTACATAAAACGTATATTGAGTGACCCGACCGCTCTTCGCCTGTTACGCGGTGAAAGCGCGTGTCGTTGGCAGCATGGCCCGCGTGACCCTGATGACCGATCGCCGTCCGTCGCTCGCCCCCGTACGGAGCCGATCCGCCGTGCTGGCCGACTGCGTGCTGCGAGGCGGGCTCGCGGCGGCGCTCGGACTCGGCTTGCTCACCGTGCTGGTGATGCTGCTGTGGATCAGCTCGCCCTATCCCGACAGCGGTCCGGGCGGCGCGCTGCATGTCGCCGCCGCGCTGTGGCTGCTGGCCCACGGCACGGAGCTGACCAGGCAGGACACCGCTTCCGGCGTGCCCGCCCCGCTGGGCATGGTGCCGATGCTGCTGGTCGTCCTGCCCATCTGGCTGGTCCAGCGGGCCGCGCGTGAAGCGTTCGACCCCGCGAACGGCCGCCCGGGACCATCGGTGCCGGGCGCTCTGTGCGCGGTCACCGGCGGCTATCTGCTGGTCGCCGCCGCCGTCACGGCGTACGCCTCGGGCGGGCCGCTGTCCGTCGTACCGCTGAGCGCGCTGTGGCATCTGCCGCTCGTCGCCGGTGCCGCGGCCGCGGTGGGTGTGTGGCGGGCGCGCGCCTTCCCGCGCGAGCCGCACAGCGGCTGGGGGCGCATGCGATTTCCCGGTGGCAGGGCGCTTCCCGCCGGCGTACGGCGTGCCTTCGCCCACCCCCGGGTGCCGACCGCGCTCAGGGCCGGTGCCGCCGGAGCTGCCGTGCTGGTCGGTGGGGGTGCGCTGCTGGTCGGCGGTTCGCTGGTGTGGCACGGGGGCGCCGCGCAGGAGTCGTTCCTGCGGCTGACCGGTGCCTGGTCGGGGCGGTTCACGGTCCTGCTGCTGGCCGCCGCACTCGTACCGAACGCGGCGTTGTGGGGTGCTTCGTACGCGCTCGGTCCCGGCTTCACCCTCGGTACCGGTTCGGTGGTGACGCCGCTCATGGTCACCGGCAATGCCGCGCTGCCCTACTTCCCGCTGTTGGCCGCTCTGCCGGGGCCGGGGGGCGGTTCGCCGTTGAACTGGGCGGTCGCGGGTGTGCCGCTGGCCGCGGGTGCTGTCGTCGGCTGGTTCGTGACGCGGGTACGGGAGGACGACCGGGCCGAGACCCTCGGCGTGACCGCGCTCATGGCGGTGTCGGGGGCGGTCGTCTGTGCGGCGGCGGTGGCCGTTCTGGCTGCACTGTCCGGCGGGCCGCTCGGCACCGGGAGGCTGACGTCCTTCGGCCCGGTGTGGTGGCAGACGAGCGTGGCCACCCTCGCCTGGACCGTGGGAACGGGACTTCTGGTGGCACTGGCCCGTCGCTGGCGGGCGCTGCGGAGCAGCAGGCCCGACCCGGTGGCGCCCGCCGTGGACGCCGCGGTGCCGGTGGAGGTCCTGGCCCCGGTGAAGGCTGCGGCCTCGGCCTCGGCGAAAGCTCCGGCACCGGCGAAAGCTCCGGCCGTGGCGGAACCGGAGACGCACGACACCGTGGACAACATCGGGGACGACCGCAGGGAAGACAGCGGGGAGGACAGCAGGAACGACGACGGAGCAGACAGTGGAGCGCAGGTGGGGCGGTGGGCCGCGCTGCGGGCCTATTCCAGGAGGCTGTTGGCGAAGTTCCCCCTCACGGATGAGCAGGACAGGGGCTCGTCACCCGTGCTGACCGAGCCTCCGGCGTCTCCCGTGGCTCAAGCGTCTCCCGTGGGTCCAGCGTCTCCCGCGGATCCGGCGTCTCCCGCGTCATCGCTCCCGCCCGGGGAGGGCGCTGGGACTGCTGAGAGCGCCGCCGCGGCTCACCCCGAACACCTCGTTCAGGCCGAACACCCCGAACACCTCGAACACCCCGAACAGAAGGGAGATCTTCCGGCGCCCGCAGTTCCCACTGCGCCCGCCGAGGCTGCCGTGCCTGCTGCGCCCGCCGTGCCCGTCGAGGCTGCCGCGCCCGCCGCGGATCCCGCCGTGGATACGGCGCCGGACCAGGACGCCGACAGGCCTGACCATCACGATCCCGCCGACAGCAAGAGCGGTCTTCCGTCGCAGCCGGCCGGTGCCGGGCCGGACATCTGGCCGCCCATGCCCTACGCCGACGAGGACTGAGGCCGCCCGCCCGCCCCGTGGCTGCTTCAGCTCTACTTCTGCGTGCCGAGAACCGGAACCAGCGAGTGCGGCAGCTTCTTGTTGCAGGCGATCTGGCCCTGCTTCGTCAGTGCGTCGTTCACGCAGGTGTAGTAGTCCCGGTACACCAGCTGTGCCGAGAACGTGAGGATCACGATCAGCAGCGCGAGCCCCGCGGTCACCAGGCCGCTCACCGCAGCGGTGATCTGCTGCTTCGATGCGGAGGCCGAAGCACCGGCGTACGGACGCGCGTACGGGCCGGGGGCGGGCGGCGCCGTCGGTGCCGGGGGAACACCCGGGCCCGGCGGCGGCCCGTCGGTCGGGGCGGCCGGCTGCTGCGGCGCCGTCCGGGCCGCGGCGCCCTTGCCGCCGCCGGCCTCCGGCTGCGGCTTCGCGCGCAGGGTGCTGATGCCCCAGTACAGCGCGAGCGCGCCGAGGAGCAGGCCGATCTCCGGCAGGTTGAAGAGGGAGAAGAAGAAGGCCCACATTCCGGCGAGCAGCGCGTAGCGCGCCCGGCGCTGTGCCGGGTCCTTCGGATCCCAGCGCAGGCTCGGACCGGGGCCGCCCTGGCCGCCGCTCCGCCTGCTTCCCGGGTCGTTGGGGCCGCCCGCCGGCCGCTGGGGACCACCGCCGAACCCGCCGTCGTGCCGGCCTGGCTGGACCGGGCTCCACTGGCTGCCCCCGGGGGACGACGGCGACGAGGACGAGTCGTCCCCGTCGCCGCCCCCGTCGCCGTTTCCGTCACCGTTGCCGTCGCTGCCCGCCGGGTGCTGCGGCTGCCGGGGCCGCCAGGGCTGTTCCGGCCGGTCCGCGGGCGGCGGTGCGAACGGGTTGTCGTCGTCCGGCTCCGTCGAAGAGGGCCGGCGTTCCCGCAGCAGAAGTGAACCCTGCCCGTACGGCTGGGTGCGGAGAGTCGCGCGGTGGCGTCGGTCCTGCATCTGGTGAACGTCTTCCCCTCATTCGGTTCCTGCCCGGGAGACAGGTCCTGTCCCCAGACGCTACCTCTCGGCCATGCCCCCGTCCCGTGGGGGCCGTTCGGTGTGCCGGTATCGTTGCCGACGGTCGGCGCGTTCGTAGAGTTCCCCGTATCGGGGGATGCGATCTATTCGTACGACCGCACAAGTCGTATCCAGAAAGGGCCCCGCTGTGGCCTCGCCGCCTTCTCCCGCCCGCCTGGTCGTGCTGATTTCCGGTTCCGGAACCAATCTGCAGGCCCTGCTCGACGCAATCGCCGGCGATCCGGCCGCTTACGGAGCCGAAATCGTCGCGGTCGGCGCTGACCGCGACGGCATCGCCGGACTCGACCGCGCACGCGACGCGGGGCTGCCGACCTTCGTCTGCAAGGTGAAGGAGTACGCGGACCGCGACGCGTGGGACGCGGCGCTGACCGAGGCCACCGCCGCTTACGCACCCGACCTGGTCGTGTCGGCCGGTTTCATGAAGATCGTGGGGAAGCAGTTCCTCGCGGCCTTCGGCGGCCGGATCGTCAATACGCATCCGGCGCTGCTGCCCGCCTTCCCCGGCGCCCACGGAGTGCGCGACGCGCTCGCGTACGGGGCCAGGGTCACCGGCTGCACCGTCCACTTCGTCGACGACGGCGTCGACACCGGACCGATCATCGCGCAAGGTGTGGTCGAGATCCGGGAGCAGGACGACGAAAGCGCTCTTCACGAGCGGATCAAGGAAGTCGAGCGGAAGCTGCTCGTCGATGTCGTGGGGCGTCTGGCCCGTAACGGCTACCGCATTGAGGGACGAAAGGTTCAGGTCGGTGCACACCGAGAACACGGACACCGTTAAGCCCATCCGGCGCGCGCTCGTCAGCGTCTACGACAAGTCGGGTCTGGAGGAGCTGGCCCTCGGGCTGCACGAGGCGGGCGTCACGCTCGTCTCCACCGGATCCACCGCGGCGAAGATCGCCGCCGCCGGTGTGCCGGTCACCAAGGTCGAGGAGCTCACCGGTTTCCCGGAGTGCCTCGACGGCCGCGTCAAGACGCTGCACCCCCGTGTGCACGCCGGGATCCTCGCCGATCTGCGCCTGGCGGACCACCGCAGGCAGCTCGCCGAGCTGGAGGTGGAGCCCTTCGACCTGGTCGTGGTGAACCTCTACCCCTTCACCGAGACCGTCGCGTCCGGTGCCACGCCCGACGAGTGCGTCGAGCAGATCGACATCGGCGGCCCCTCGATGGTCCGGGCCGCGGCCAAGAACCACCCGTCGGTGGCCGTCGTCACCAGCCCGGAGCGGTACCCGGACGTCCTCACCGCCGTCCGCGGCGGCGGCTTCGACCTGACCGCCCGCAAGCGGCTCGCCGCCGAGGCGTTCCGGCACACCGCCGCGTACGACGTGGCGGTCGCCGGGTGGTTCGCCGATGACTATGCGGCCGCCGACGACAGCGGCTTCCCCGAGTTCCTCGGCGCCACGTACGAGCGCGGAAACGTCCTGCGCTACGGCGAGAACCCGCACCAGGGCGCCGCGCTGTACGTCTCCGGTACGGGCGGCCTCGCCCAGGCCGAGCAGCTGCACGGCAAGGAGATGTCGTACAACAACTACACGGACACCGACGCCGCGCGCCGGGCCGCGTACGACCACATCGAGCCCTGCGTGGCGATCATCAAGCACGCCAATCCGTGCGGCATCGCGATCGGCGCCGACCTCGCGGAGGCCCACCGCAAGGCGCACGCCTGTGACCCGGTGTCCGCGTACGGCGGTGTGATCGCCGTCAACCGCCCGGTCACCGTGGCGCTCGCCGAGCAGATCGCCCCCATCTTCACCGAGGTCGTCGTCGCTCCGGCGTACGAGGACGGCGCGGTCGACGTGCTGGCACGCAAGAAGAACATCCGGGTGCTGCGCTGTCCGGATGCCCCCTCGGCCGCGGCCGAGGTCAAGCAGATCGACGGCGGCGCGCTGCTCCAGGTCGCCGACCGGCTCCAGGCCGACGGTGACGACCCCGCCAACTGGACGCTCGCGTCCGGCGATGCGCTCGACGCGGCCGGGCTGGCCGAGCTGTCGTTCGCCTGGAAGGCGTGCCGCGCGGTGAAGTCCAACGCGATTCTGCTCGCCAAGGACGGCGCGTCCGTCGGCGTCGGGATGGGGCAGGTCAACCGGGTCGACTCCGCGAAGCTCGCCGTCGAGCGCGCGGGTGAGGAGCGGGCGCGGGGGGCGTACGCGGCTTCGGACGCCTTCTTCCCGTTCCCCGACGGCTTCGAGATCCTGGCGAACGCGGGGGTCAGTGCTGTGGTGCAGCCGGGCGGCTCGGTCCGTGACGAGCTGGTCGTGGAGGCTGCCAAGAAGGCGGGCGTGACGATGTACTTCACGGGTACGCGGCACTTCTTCCACTGAGCCGCCGGTTACAGGGCTGCCGGTACTGGGCTGCCGGTACAGGGCTGTCCGTACGGGGCTCTCCATGTGGGGCGCTCCGTGCGGGGCCGGCCGTACGGGATACGGCCGGGGGCCGTAACTCGGCGCGATACGCGCCGGGTTACGGCCCCCGGGTCCAGCAGGGTGCGGGTCAGCCGACCTTGACGACCACGGTCGAGCAGATCTTGTCCGCGAACGTCTGCTTCTTGGAGTCCCACGCCGGCCACAGCCAGCCCAGGTAGCAGGCGATGCTGTCCACGAAGTGGGCGAGGTAGCGGACGAACGCCATGCCGAAGCCCAGGGTCTGGCCGTCGGCCTCGCGCAGCAGGCTGATACCGAGGGCCTTCTTGCCGAGGAACTGGCCCGTGGTGCCCTCCTTGTAGATCTTGAAGAGGCCGAGCCCGATGCCGACGAGGATGCCGAGCACCGCGACGGTCGAGCCCACGCCGCCGCCCACGGCGCCACCGATGCCGATGAGGATGCCGTACGGGATGGAGATGCATATCGCGTCGATCAGGAGGGCGGCGAACCGGCTCCACCAGCCCGCGTACGGGGGCCGGCCGCCGCCGTAACCGGGCTGCTGCGGGTAGCCGCCACCGTAGGGCTGCTGGACCGGCGGGGCCTGCGGGTAGCCGTAGCCCGGCTGCTGCGGCACGCCCTGCGGGGCCTGCTGCGGGTATCCGTAACCCGGCTGCGGCGGCTGCTGGGGCTGGCCCTGCGGCTGCCCCGGCGGCGGGCCGTAGGGGTTGTTCGGGTTCGGGTCGCCGAAGCTCATGGCTGAATTCCTCCGTTGGTTCATGCGGGGACGTCGCGGTTCGAGCGGAGGATTGGTGAAAGAAACGTCAGAGCGGTCTGCCCCCCGACACCGGCCCGCGGCACTGCGGACCACATGCTTCTAAATGGCGCGTAAGTTTGTCCAGTCGCAGTCCCTATGTGTTGTGCAAGTGCAACTTGGGCGATCATGACGCCCCCTGGAAGAATGGCTCGTATGACAGCCCAGATTCTCGATGGCAAGGCCACCGCGGCCGCGATCAAGTCCGATCTGACCGTCCGCGTGGCGGCCCTCAAGGAGAAGGGGGTGGCCCCCGGTCTCGGCACCCTGCTCGTCGGTGACGACCCGGGCAGCCGGTGGTACGTCAACGGCAAGCACCGCGACTGCGCCGAGGTCGGTATCGGGTCCATCCAGCGCGAACTCCCCGACACCGCAACGCAGGAGGACATCGAGGCGGTCGTCCGGGAGCTCAACGAGAACCCCGAATGCACCGGATACATCGTGCAGTTGCCGCTCCCCAAGGGCATCGACACCAACCGCGTCCTGGGGCTGATGGACCCGGCCAAGGACGCCGACGGGCTGCACCCGACGAGCCTCGGCAAGCTGGTGCTGAACGAGGAGGGGCCGCTGCCCTGCACCCCGTACGGCATCATCCAGCTGCTCCGTCACCACGGTGTGGAGATCAACGGGGCGCATGTCGTGGTCGTCGGCCGCGGTATCACCGTCGGCCGCTCGATCCCGCTGCTGCTGACCCGTAAGTCCGAGAACGCGACCGTCACGCAGTGCCACACCGGCACCCGTGACCTTCCCGCGATGCTCAAGCAGGCGGACATCATCGTCTCCGCTGCCGGTGTCCGGCACATCATCAACCCCGAGGACGTCAAGCCGGGCGCCGCTGTCCTCGATGTCGGCGTCAGCCGGGACGAGAACGGCAAGATCGCCGGAGATGTGCACCCCGGCGTCGCGGAGGTGGCCGGCTGGGTCTCTCCGAACCCGGGCGGTGTGGGCCCGATGACCCGCGCGCAGCTGCTGGTGAACGTCGTGGAGGCGGCGGAGCGCAGTGTCGGCTGACGCGGCCGCACGGACGGGGCCCGGGGAGCCGGGAAGGCCCGGAGCGCGGAGCAAGGGCGCGGGGACCGGACGGTCCGCGCGGGCTGCGCGTGCTGCGGCGGGTTCCGGACCCGAGGAGCCGACGGGGGCTTCCGGACCGGAGGAGTCGGCGGGGGCTTCCGGACCGGAGGAGTCGGCGGGGGCTTCCGGACCCGAGGAGCCGGCGGAGGTCGAGGGCGCGGAGTCAGATTCCCAGGCCCAGTCTCAGCCGGAGCCGGAGCCGGAGCCGGAGCCGGAGCCGGAGCCGGAGTCGGAGTCGGAGAAGCCTGCCGAGGCCGAGGAGCCTGGCGCGCCCGATGGGGAGGACGCCGTCAGTGCGCCGGGCCCCGACGGTGAGCCGGTCCGGACGACCCGGCGCTTCCCCTCCGTGACGCGGGACACCGCGCGTCCCGAGGGCGGTGGCCGGGCGGCTCCCGGTGACGCGCCCGCGCCCGCCAGACAGTGGCCGCTGCTCACGGTGCTCGTCACGATCGGCGTCGGACTGCTGCTCGTCGCTTTCGACGTGACACGGGTGGGGCTGCTGCTGGTGGGGCTCGCTCTGC
This genomic interval carries:
- a CDS encoding DNA-directed RNA polymerase sigma-70 factor, with product MTELRSPKKRRRVREAKSPSAGQAAEDRCEATAPAEAAPAPDPQEAPAEQTTQEVREVQGAEGAQGSGAPQASPDASPDPEQPPGVTPAEAFDMLYARAASGLVHQTYLLTGRHRLAGESVERAFHLAWQTWPEVATDRDPEGWVRAAAYEYAMSPWHRPSRRRRRRDRRGVDPAQLPLRDAVLRLPPAYRRTLLLYDGLGLDLPETAAETEASTPAAANRLLYARAAVARALPDLEEPGLLQEHLGALALAGAEATLPEPRAVRTRSERRTRFWTRLTISCAVLLTAVTTFTLVTAPTHYARPTGPPHHVQGVPPRGGPQRLTAEDKKLHRKLQALPANGPERLVPQLR
- a CDS encoding cell division protein PerM, which codes for MARVTLMTDRRPSLAPVRSRSAVLADCVLRGGLAAALGLGLLTVLVMLLWISSPYPDSGPGGALHVAAALWLLAHGTELTRQDTASGVPAPLGMVPMLLVVLPIWLVQRAAREAFDPANGRPGPSVPGALCAVTGGYLLVAAAVTAYASGGPLSVVPLSALWHLPLVAGAAAAVGVWRARAFPREPHSGWGRMRFPGGRALPAGVRRAFAHPRVPTALRAGAAGAAVLVGGGALLVGGSLVWHGGAAQESFLRLTGAWSGRFTVLLLAAALVPNAALWGASYALGPGFTLGTGSVVTPLMVTGNAALPYFPLLAALPGPGGGSPLNWAVAGVPLAAGAVVGWFVTRVREDDRAETLGVTALMAVSGAVVCAAAVAVLAALSGGPLGTGRLTSFGPVWWQTSVATLAWTVGTGLLVALARRWRALRSSRPDPVAPAVDAAVPVEVLAPVKAAASASAKAPAPAKAPAVAEPETHDTVDNIGDDRREDSGEDSRNDDGADSGAQVGRWAALRAYSRRLLAKFPLTDEQDRGSSPVLTEPPASPVAQASPVGPASPADPASPASSLPPGEGAGTAESAAAAHPEHLVQAEHPEHLEHPEQKGDLPAPAVPTAPAEAAVPAAPAVPVEAAAPAADPAVDTAPDQDADRPDHHDPADSKSGLPSQPAGAGPDIWPPMPYADED
- the purN gene encoding phosphoribosylglycinamide formyltransferase, which encodes MRSIRTTAQVVSRKGPAVASPPSPARLVVLISGSGTNLQALLDAIAGDPAAYGAEIVAVGADRDGIAGLDRARDAGLPTFVCKVKEYADRDAWDAALTEATAAYAPDLVVSAGFMKIVGKQFLAAFGGRIVNTHPALLPAFPGAHGVRDALAYGARVTGCTVHFVDDGVDTGPIIAQGVVEIREQDDESALHERIKEVERKLLVDVVGRLARNGYRIEGRKVQVGAHREHGHR
- the purH gene encoding bifunctional phosphoribosylaminoimidazolecarboxamide formyltransferase/IMP cyclohydrolase; the encoded protein is MSWGVWPVTATALRDERFRSVHTENTDTVKPIRRALVSVYDKSGLEELALGLHEAGVTLVSTGSTAAKIAAAGVPVTKVEELTGFPECLDGRVKTLHPRVHAGILADLRLADHRRQLAELEVEPFDLVVVNLYPFTETVASGATPDECVEQIDIGGPSMVRAAAKNHPSVAVVTSPERYPDVLTAVRGGGFDLTARKRLAAEAFRHTAAYDVAVAGWFADDYAAADDSGFPEFLGATYERGNVLRYGENPHQGAALYVSGTGGLAQAEQLHGKEMSYNNYTDTDAARRAAYDHIEPCVAIIKHANPCGIAIGADLAEAHRKAHACDPVSAYGGVIAVNRPVTVALAEQIAPIFTEVVVAPAYEDGAVDVLARKKNIRVLRCPDAPSAAAEVKQIDGGALLQVADRLQADGDDPANWTLASGDALDAAGLAELSFAWKACRAVKSNAILLAKDGASVGVGMGQVNRVDSAKLAVERAGEERARGAYAASDAFFPFPDGFEILANAGVSAVVQPGGSVRDELVVEAAKKAGVTMYFTGTRHFFH
- a CDS encoding RDD family protein, yielding MSFGDPNPNNPYGPPPGQPQGQPQQPPQPGYGYPQQAPQGVPQQPGYGYPQAPPVQQPYGGGYPQQPGYGGGRPPYAGWWSRFAALLIDAICISIPYGILIGIGGAVGGGVGSTVAVLGILVGIGLGLFKIYKEGTTGQFLGKKALGISLLREADGQTLGFGMAFVRYLAHFVDSIACYLGWLWPAWDSKKQTFADKICSTVVVKVG
- a CDS encoding bifunctional methylenetetrahydrofolate dehydrogenase/methenyltetrahydrofolate cyclohydrolase, whose protein sequence is MTAQILDGKATAAAIKSDLTVRVAALKEKGVAPGLGTLLVGDDPGSRWYVNGKHRDCAEVGIGSIQRELPDTATQEDIEAVVRELNENPECTGYIVQLPLPKGIDTNRVLGLMDPAKDADGLHPTSLGKLVLNEEGPLPCTPYGIIQLLRHHGVEINGAHVVVVGRGITVGRSIPLLLTRKSENATVTQCHTGTRDLPAMLKQADIIVSAAGVRHIINPEDVKPGAAVLDVGVSRDENGKIAGDVHPGVAEVAGWVSPNPGGVGPMTRAQLLVNVVEAAERSVG